In Acipenser ruthenus chromosome 6, fAciRut3.2 maternal haplotype, whole genome shotgun sequence, the following proteins share a genomic window:
- the LOC117411602 gene encoding dapper homolog 2-like: MQNRKLTSGSALLTSTAGIDRCRVGERLQAALAGLQELHLLKVKQAHLVQETLEMDQERSSLSSQREGGMLDSYSEEQRLEATLASLKEQLSRLRRQDVGLKSHLQQLDHQISELKLDVSKVSTEHLESDSRPSSGFYDLSDGGSCSLSNSCTSVNSECMSSSQSSLPPSCHQPGSRVSMFEYRPRSADETTVHAGSLQQQGMYIRAGCRIRTSADSRQRPVSTGDLERLMNPALGCQKVPDMKSVSSLCHGSDIQHTAVDPKYHSDLVSRNGSDVYPYPSPLHAVALQSPLFSLSGEASTAESNTTPTESTDSLQERPVFESRPSGYINRLIQHSKSKASIQQEGSKRNVNSQKESSPLNNGRTKGNLNNPPLVKEERVSFQALIHKKAQDIKTVPTIKVVLEKSRQQDFANCVSVVQPQKRLEESRMVCYPPEADTQNSAFAKNIRSCPGRAVKMQTKPYPENCTREALQEAALSRKPNGKHSSSTASLEEGTSEALSRSEFVHAKFVPAESHQVKVRQASKKTKAVKLKRRSSDKQRTVKLLPCEMPAVNRTPAERALPNKHHGVKGFVRCPTYAGEVASRSCSESSLYPAHLRQPQFVHRPAPHRAHNLYPAEPRASIDVMKKKQARRWQSAVEISSKHALARFAYGGTVGHVQAMHQQQQQLRKAGVMRASSMRAGPGQYQLHRSVYSDAISESDQSEYSAECASLFHSTIAETSEGEQSDHTANRFGDSESSEGDSDASSNSSLTLDSDETDDSELVWAEAAMGPTAAGVSLMKPQQAEPRPCRIKASKALKKKIRRFQPASLKVMTMV; this comes from the exons ATGCAGAACAGAAAGCTAACCTCCGGATCTGCACTTTTAACCTCGACCGCGGGGATTGACCGCTGCAGGGTCGGCGAAAGGCTACAAGCAGCTCTCGCTGGATTGCAAGAGCTACATCTGCTGAAGGTGAAGCAGGCACACTTGGTGCAAGAAACTTTAGAAATGGACCAAGAGAGGTCTTCACTGTCGTCCCAGAGAGAGGGGGGAATGCTGGATAGCTACTCCGAGGAGCAGCGCTTGGAAGCGACGTTAGCCTCATTAAAGGAACAATTG tctcgtTTGAGGAGACAAGATGTTGGGCTTAAGAGCCATCTGCAGCAGCTGGACCATCAGATCAGTGAACTTAAACTTGATGTGTCAAAGGTGTCCACAGAACATCTGGAGAGTGACAGCAGGCCCAGCTCAG GTTTCTATGATTTAAGTGACGGGGGCTCCTGTTCTCTCTCCAACTCGTGCACCTCTGTGAACAGTGAGTGCATGTCTTCATCCCAGAGCAGTCTGCCACCGTCCTGCCACCAGCCAGGGTCCCGGGTCAGCATGTTTGAGTACCGCCCGAGGTCAGCTGACGAGACCACTGTCCACGCTGGCAGCCTTCAGCAGCAGGGCATGTATATCCGAGCAGGCTGCAGAATCAGGACCAGCGCTGACTCCAGACAGAGACCCGTTTCCACAG GTGATTTGGAAAGACTGATGAACCCAGCATTGGGATGCCAGAAAGTCCCTGACATGAAGTCTGTTTCGTCTTTGTGCCATGGCAGTGATATACAGCATACGGCTGTAGACCCCAAGTACCACAGCGACTTAGTGTCCAGGAATGGCAGTGACGTGTACCCATACCCGAGCCCCCTCCATGCTGTGGCTCTTCAGAGCCCCCTATTTTCACTGAGTGGGGAGGCTTCCACTGCAGAGAGCAACACAACCCCAACAGAGTCCACAGATTCACTTCAGGAAAGGCCAGTGTTTGAAAGCAGGCCCAGTGGCTACATAAACAGATTGATCCAGCACAGTAAGAGTAAAGCAAGCATCCAGCAAGAAGGCAGTAAACGAAATGTGAACTCCCAGAAAGAAAGCTCTCCTCTCAACAATGGGAGGACAAAGGGTAACCTCAACAACCCACCACTAGTTAAAGAGGAACGTGTCAGTTTTCAAGCACTGATACACAAAAAGGCACAGGATATTAAAACTGTTCCCACAATAAAGGTGGTACTTGAGAAATCAAGACAACAAGACTTTGCAAATTGCGTCAGTGTTGTGCAGCCGCAGAAGCGTTTGGAGGAATCTAGAATGGTCTGTTACCCTCCTGAGGCAGACACACAGAACTCTGCATTTGCAAAGAACATTAGAAGTTGCCCAGGCAGGGCTGTGAAAATGCAGACAAAGCCCTACCCTGAAAACTGCACCAGGGAAGCACTACAAGAAGCAGCACTGTCTCGAAAGCCAAACGGAAAGCACAGCAGCAGCACCGCTAGCTTGGAGGAGGGAACCTCTGAGGCACTTTCCAGATCCGAATTTGTTCACGCCAAGTTTGTCCCTGCCGAGTCCCATCAAGTGAAGGTCAGACAGGCCAGCAAGAAGACAAAGGCAGTAAAGCTGAAGAGGAGAAGCAGCGACAAGCAGAGGACTGTAAAACTGCTGCCTTGTGAAATGCCTGCAGTCAATAGGACACCTGCTGAGAGGGCTCTCCCTAATAAACATCATGGGGTAAAGGGCTTTGTCAGGTGTCCCACTTATGCAGGAGAAGTAGCCAGCAGGTCATGTTCAGAGTCTAGCCTGTATCCTGCTCACCTTAGACAGCCACAGTTTGTCCACAGGCCAGCGCCTCACAGAGCCCACAATCTCTACCCAGCAGAACCAAGAGCTTCCATAGATGTGATGAAGAAGAAGCAGGCACGCAGGTGGCAGTCCGCGGTGGAGATCTCCAGCAAGCATGCTTTGGCTCGCTTTGCTTATGGTGGTACCGTCGGCCATGTGCAGGCcatgcatcagcagcagcagcagctgcggAAAGCTGGAGTGATGCGGGCCTCCAGCATGCGAGCCGGGCCCGGCCAGTACCAGCTCCACCGCAGCGTTTACTCGGATGCCATCAGCGAGTCGGACCAGTCTGAGTACTCTGCCGAATGCGCCTCCCTCTTCCACTCCACCATCGCAGAGACCAGCGAGGGAGAGCAGAGCGACCACACGGCCAACCGCTTTGGGGACAGCGAGTCCAGCGAGGGAGACTCGGACGCCTCCAGCAACAGCAGCCTCACCTTGGATTCCGACGAGACGGACGACAGCGAGCTGGTCTGGGCAGAGGCAGCCATGGGCCCCACAGCAGCCGGCGTGTCTCTGATGAAGCCCCAGCAGGCAGAGCCCAGGCCCTGCCGCATAAAAGCATCAAAGGCACTGAAAAAGAAGATTCGGAGATTCCAGCCGGCATCTTTAAAAGTTATGACCATGGTGTAG